One segment of Aquimarina sp. BL5 DNA contains the following:
- the dinB gene encoding DNA polymerase IV: protein MRTILHLDLDTFYVSVERLIDSTLQNTPLLVGGTSDRGVVAACSYETRIFGVHSGMSMRIAKELCPEATIIKGNAGTYSKYSDLVTEIIKEKVPVFEKSSIDEFYADLSGMDKFFGAYKYASELRQKIISETGLPISLGFAQNKVVSKVATNEAKPNNQLKIDFGTEKPFLAPLSIKKIPMVGDKTFQTLRNLGIRQVKTIQEMPVDVMKGVLGVNGLTIWKRANGIDNTPVISFSERKSISTERTFDRDTIDIYKLRNILVAMTENLSYQLRRGNKLSACITVKIRYSDFNTYSKQLKIPYTSADHILIPKILGLFEKLYQKRLLVRLIGIRFSHLVNGNYQINLFEDNEKQLNLYKALDHIRDRYGDRSVIRAVAMGSKTIGRMQNPFNGQPPIVLAHRKQ from the coding sequence TTGAGAACTATACTACACCTTGATCTAGATACATTTTATGTATCGGTAGAACGTCTTATAGATAGCACATTACAGAATACACCTCTATTAGTAGGAGGCACTAGTGATCGTGGTGTTGTAGCAGCTTGTAGCTACGAAACCAGAATATTTGGTGTACATTCAGGAATGTCTATGAGAATAGCTAAAGAATTATGTCCAGAAGCCACTATCATAAAAGGAAATGCCGGAACATATAGCAAATACTCCGATCTGGTGACAGAAATTATTAAAGAAAAGGTTCCTGTCTTCGAAAAATCTAGTATTGATGAATTTTATGCTGACCTTTCAGGAATGGATAAATTTTTTGGTGCATATAAATATGCATCAGAGCTCAGGCAAAAAATCATCTCAGAAACCGGTTTACCGATTTCTCTGGGATTTGCCCAAAATAAAGTAGTTTCTAAAGTAGCAACCAATGAAGCCAAACCTAATAATCAATTAAAGATTGATTTTGGTACAGAAAAACCTTTTCTAGCTCCATTGTCAATTAAAAAAATACCTATGGTTGGTGATAAAACTTTTCAGACACTACGAAACTTAGGTATACGTCAGGTAAAAACCATACAAGAGATGCCTGTTGATGTTATGAAAGGAGTATTAGGTGTGAATGGATTAACCATTTGGAAAAGGGCAAATGGAATAGATAATACACCAGTAATTAGCTTTTCTGAACGTAAATCCATTTCCACAGAAAGAACATTTGATAGAGATACCATAGATATATATAAACTACGTAATATTCTTGTTGCCATGACAGAGAATCTATCATATCAATTACGGAGAGGAAACAAGCTCTCTGCTTGTATTACCGTAAAAATTAGATATTCTGATTTTAATACCTACTCCAAACAGCTTAAGATTCCCTATACCAGTGCTGATCATATCTTAATTCCTAAAATTCTAGGATTATTCGAAAAACTATATCAAAAAAGGTTATTAGTTCGATTAATAGGAATCAGATTCAGTCATTTAGTAAATGGAAATTATCAGATTAACCTCTTTGAAGACAATGAAAAACAACTCAATCTATATAAAGCTTTAGATCATATTCGGGATCGATATGGAGATAGAAGTGTTATCAGAGCTGTAGCAATGGGATCCAAAACTATTGGTAGAATGCAAAATCCTTTTAATGGCCAACCTCCTATTGTATTAGCGCATCGCAAACAATAA
- a CDS encoding DNA polymerase III subunit alpha: MYLNCHSYYSLRFGTFSEIDLLELAKEKKINCLSLTDINSTTACLNFIRKAKDYQIKPIVGIDFRNNHQQLYVGIAKNNEGYKELNIFLSHHSHNKLDFPIKAPKLKNVFIIYPLKQIIETKKNKFSSNEFIGISIKEIPKLRLSPYRKLKDKLVILQSVTFRTKKDFNAHRLLRAIDNNILLSRLPEGQQACFSEKMIPDDEIKHQFREFDFIIKNTENIINECSINFDFSKNKPSLNKRTYTDSIKEDNKLLKKLCKEGLPYRYTNPGKKVYDRLEKELALIIKMNFVSYFLINWRIISYAQKKGYYYVGRGSGANSIVAYLLKITDVDPIELDLYFERFINSHRTSPPDFDIDFSWRDRQDITRFIFDEFDNVALLGTYVTFHYKGAVRELGKVFGLPKFEIDKLSEGNYDYNSLDHIHKLVVIYSQLIKGMPNYISIHSSGILISEKPLHSYIATDIPPKGFPTAQFDMIIAEDLGLYKFDILGQRGLAKIKEAINIIQYNQPEKANFDIHDIEKFKRDPNVNALIREAKCLACFYVESPAMRMLLSKLKTDNYLGLVAASSIIRPGVAKSGMMREYILREHDPERRKKSHPIMLELMNETYGIMVYQEDVIKVAHIFAKLTLDEADVLRRGMSGKFRSRKEFKDVQNKFIQNCRAEGYEEKLIFEIWNQVASFAGYAFPKGHSASYAVESYQSLFLKAYFPLEYLVATLNNGGGFYRPEVYLHEAKLLGAKIITPCINTSKHEHILHKKIIYLGLSILRNLDSKISEFILLERKQHGRYSSLDNFMNRVSIGIEQISILIKIDAFAFTKKNKHELLWEAHFKLNNTPPNYQQPFLFCEKRTEYELPKFKTCQLENAFEQIESFGFPICGYYKIMVTKPVNQNRANQLKEYLNKKIDIYGYLIAMKNTKTSKGKRMAFGTFLDQFGDVFDTVLFPPVQEKYKLRHKGVYRMYGKVVDEFGFLSIEIIKIVKQDYIQDPRYA, from the coding sequence ATGTACCTAAACTGTCATTCATATTATAGTTTAAGATTTGGAACTTTTTCCGAAATAGACCTATTAGAATTAGCTAAAGAAAAGAAAATTAATTGTCTTTCACTAACTGATATTAATAGTACAACTGCCTGTCTTAATTTCATCCGAAAAGCAAAAGATTATCAGATAAAACCGATCGTAGGTATTGATTTCAGAAACAATCATCAACAATTATATGTAGGTATAGCCAAAAATAATGAAGGATATAAAGAGCTAAATATTTTCTTATCTCATCATTCTCACAATAAACTTGATTTCCCTATAAAGGCTCCAAAATTAAAGAATGTGTTTATTATATACCCTTTAAAACAAATTATAGAAACAAAAAAAAACAAGTTTTCATCAAATGAATTTATTGGCATTTCTATAAAAGAAATTCCAAAACTTAGACTTTCACCTTACAGAAAATTAAAAGACAAATTGGTGATACTCCAGTCTGTAACTTTTAGAACTAAAAAAGATTTTAATGCGCATCGTTTATTACGCGCTATTGATAATAATATTTTACTTAGCCGATTACCTGAGGGTCAGCAAGCTTGTTTTTCAGAAAAAATGATTCCAGATGATGAAATCAAACATCAATTCAGAGAATTTGATTTCATTATTAAAAACACTGAAAATATTATCAACGAATGTTCTATCAACTTCGATTTTTCTAAAAACAAACCCTCACTAAATAAAAGAACGTATACTGACAGTATTAAAGAGGATAACAAATTATTAAAAAAACTGTGTAAAGAAGGTCTTCCCTATCGCTATACAAATCCAGGTAAAAAAGTATACGATAGATTAGAAAAAGAACTTGCCTTAATTATCAAGATGAATTTCGTATCCTATTTTTTGATTAATTGGAGAATCATTTCCTATGCTCAAAAGAAAGGATATTATTATGTAGGACGTGGTAGTGGTGCCAATAGTATTGTAGCATATTTGTTAAAAATCACAGATGTAGATCCGATCGAATTAGACTTATACTTTGAACGATTTATAAACTCCCATCGTACTAGTCCTCCAGATTTTGATATAGATTTCTCTTGGAGAGATCGACAAGATATTACACGATTTATCTTTGATGAATTTGATAATGTAGCATTATTAGGAACATATGTTACTTTTCATTATAAAGGAGCCGTTAGAGAACTAGGCAAAGTATTTGGATTACCCAAATTTGAGATTGATAAACTAAGCGAAGGTAATTATGACTATAATTCTTTAGATCATATTCATAAACTAGTGGTCATTTATAGTCAACTCATAAAAGGAATGCCCAATTATATTAGTATTCACTCCAGCGGAATACTGATTAGCGAAAAACCACTTCACTCTTATATTGCCACAGATATACCACCAAAAGGTTTTCCTACTGCTCAATTTGATATGATCATTGCAGAAGATCTGGGTTTATATAAGTTTGACATATTAGGACAACGTGGTTTAGCAAAAATCAAAGAAGCAATTAATATTATCCAGTATAATCAACCAGAAAAAGCCAATTTCGATATTCACGATATAGAGAAATTTAAAAGAGACCCTAATGTTAATGCGCTTATTAGAGAAGCTAAATGTCTAGCCTGTTTTTACGTAGAGTCCCCTGCTATGCGTATGCTCCTTAGCAAACTTAAAACTGATAACTATTTGGGTTTAGTTGCTGCAAGTTCCATTATACGACCTGGAGTTGCTAAAAGTGGGATGATGCGTGAATATATCTTAAGAGAACATGATCCAGAAAGACGAAAAAAATCACACCCAATCATGCTTGAGCTAATGAATGAAACCTATGGTATTATGGTATATCAGGAAGATGTAATCAAAGTAGCACATATTTTTGCTAAACTAACATTGGATGAAGCAGATGTACTACGCCGAGGAATGAGTGGTAAATTTAGATCTCGAAAAGAATTTAAAGATGTACAAAACAAGTTTATTCAGAATTGTCGTGCTGAAGGATATGAAGAGAAATTAATTTTTGAAATATGGAATCAAGTAGCAAGTTTTGCCGGATACGCTTTCCCAAAAGGGCATTCTGCATCTTATGCCGTAGAAAGTTACCAGAGTCTATTTCTCAAAGCTTATTTCCCTCTCGAATATTTAGTAGCCACGTTAAATAATGGTGGAGGGTTTTACCGACCTGAAGTTTATTTACACGAAGCTAAATTACTTGGAGCAAAAATTATAACTCCGTGTATAAACACCAGTAAACACGAGCATATTTTACATAAAAAAATAATATACCTTGGTTTAAGTATATTACGAAATCTAGATTCTAAAATATCAGAATTCATACTATTAGAGCGAAAACAACACGGGAGATATTCTTCGTTAGATAATTTTATGAATAGAGTATCTATAGGTATAGAACAAATTAGTATACTCATTAAAATAGATGCTTTTGCTTTTACTAAAAAAAACAAGCATGAATTATTATGGGAAGCACATTTTAAATTAAACAATACTCCGCCAAACTATCAACAACCATTCTTGTTTTGCGAAAAACGTACTGAATATGAATTACCAAAATTCAAAACTTGTCAATTAGAAAATGCTTTTGAACAAATCGAATCCTTTGGGTTTCCTATATGCGGATATTATAAAATAATGGTAACTAAACCTGTAAATCAAAACAGAGCTAATCAATTAAAAGAGTACTTAAATAAAAAAATTGATATTTATGGGTATCTAATAGCTATGAAGAATACTAAGACTTCAAAAGGTAAACGTATGGCTTTTGGAACTTTTTTAGACCAATTTGGTGATGTATTTGATACAGTGTTATTTCCTCCTGTACAAGAAAAATATAAACTTAGACATAAAGGTGTTTATCGTATGTATGGTAAAGTAGTAGATGAGTTTGGATTTTTAAGTATTGAAATCATAAAGATTGTTAAACAAGATTATATTCAAGATCCAAGGTATGCATAA
- the thrS gene encoding threonine--tRNA ligase, giving the protein MIKIKLPDGSVREYNSGITAMDVAKDISEGFARNVISAKFNDTIIETSTELTTDGDLVLFTWRDDNGKKAFWHSSAHILAQALEELYPGVKLWVGPAIEKGFYYDVDLGDKVISEKDFKAIEDKMLEIARGKHDFAMRSISKSEALSYYQGKNEYKVELVEGLEDGTISFCDHDTFTDLCRGGHIPNTGIVKAAKIMSVAGAYHKGDENNKQLTRVYGITFPKQKELKEYLELLEEAKKRDHRKLGKELGFFTFSQKVGQGLPLWLPKGAALRERLEQFLKKAQKKAGYEMVVTPHIGQKELYVTSGHYAKYGEDSFQPISTPAEGEEFLLKPMNCPHHCEIYNSGPWSYRDLPKRYAEFGTVYRYEQSGELHGLTRVRGFTQDDAHIFCTPDQLDEEFKKVIDLVLYVFGSLGFENFTAQVSVRDLDNPEKYIGDVENWEKAENAIINAAKDKGLNYVIETGEAAFYGPKLDFMVKDALGRSWQLGTIQVDYNLPERFDLQYKGSDNEMHRPVMIHRAPFGSLERFIAILLEHTAGNFPLWLMPEQVIVLSISEKYEKYAEKVLNLLENNEIRALADHRNETMGKKIREAEMKKIPYIVIVGEQEENDNTISVRKHGGEDIGAISIDKFAEIVTEEISRTLKPFNG; this is encoded by the coding sequence ATGATCAAAATTAAGTTGCCGGACGGTTCGGTTAGAGAATACAATAGCGGTATAACTGCTATGGATGTTGCAAAAGATATAAGCGAGGGATTTGCTAGAAATGTAATTTCGGCAAAATTCAATGATACTATCATAGAAACATCAACAGAATTAACAACCGATGGAGATTTAGTTTTGTTCACCTGGAGAGATGATAACGGAAAAAAGGCTTTTTGGCATTCTTCAGCACATATTCTTGCTCAAGCGCTTGAGGAATTATATCCTGGAGTTAAACTATGGGTAGGTCCTGCTATTGAAAAAGGGTTTTATTATGATGTAGATTTAGGAGATAAGGTTATTTCTGAAAAAGATTTTAAGGCCATAGAGGACAAAATGCTGGAAATTGCTCGAGGCAAGCATGATTTCGCAATGAGATCAATAAGCAAATCTGAAGCTTTATCCTACTATCAAGGCAAAAACGAATACAAAGTAGAATTAGTTGAAGGACTTGAAGACGGCACTATTTCATTTTGTGACCACGATACTTTCACTGATTTATGTAGAGGTGGTCATATTCCAAATACAGGTATTGTAAAAGCTGCTAAAATAATGAGCGTAGCGGGTGCTTACCATAAAGGAGATGAAAACAACAAACAATTAACCCGAGTATACGGAATCACTTTCCCGAAACAAAAGGAACTGAAGGAATATCTAGAATTACTCGAAGAAGCAAAGAAAAGAGATCATAGAAAACTAGGTAAAGAACTAGGATTCTTTACTTTTTCTCAAAAAGTAGGTCAGGGATTACCTTTATGGCTACCAAAAGGTGCTGCGTTACGCGAACGATTAGAACAGTTTTTAAAGAAAGCTCAGAAAAAAGCTGGATATGAAATGGTTGTAACACCTCATATTGGACAAAAAGAACTATATGTTACATCTGGTCATTATGCAAAATACGGCGAAGATAGTTTTCAACCAATAAGCACTCCTGCAGAAGGGGAAGAGTTTTTACTAAAACCTATGAACTGTCCTCATCATTGTGAGATATACAACAGTGGTCCATGGTCATACAGGGACTTACCTAAACGTTATGCAGAATTTGGTACTGTTTATAGATACGAACAAAGTGGAGAACTTCATGGACTTACAAGAGTACGTGGATTCACTCAAGATGATGCGCATATATTTTGTACACCTGATCAATTAGATGAAGAATTTAAAAAAGTAATTGACCTTGTTTTATATGTTTTCGGATCTTTAGGTTTTGAAAACTTCACTGCACAGGTATCTGTAAGAGATCTTGATAATCCTGAAAAATATATCGGAGATGTTGAAAATTGGGAAAAAGCTGAGAATGCAATTATCAACGCTGCAAAAGATAAAGGTTTAAATTATGTGATCGAAACCGGTGAAGCTGCTTTTTATGGTCCAAAATTAGACTTCATGGTCAAAGATGCTTTAGGCAGAAGCTGGCAACTAGGAACAATACAAGTAGATTATAATTTACCTGAACGTTTTGATTTACAATACAAAGGTAGTGACAATGAAATGCATCGACCAGTAATGATTCACAGAGCTCCTTTTGGAAGTTTAGAAAGATTTATTGCTATTTTATTAGAACATACTGCCGGTAACTTCCCGCTTTGGTTAATGCCTGAACAAGTTATTGTACTATCAATCAGCGAGAAATATGAAAAATACGCTGAAAAAGTTTTAAATTTGTTAGAAAATAACGAAATTCGCGCCCTTGCCGATCATAGAAATGAAACAATGGGTAAGAAAATTAGAGAGGCAGAAATGAAAAAAATTCCTTACATTGTTATTGTGGGGGAACAAGAAGAAAATGACAATACAATCTCCGTAAGAAAACACGGAGGAGAAGATATTGGAGCGATTAGTATTGATAAGTTCGCTGAAATAGTTACAGAAGAAATAAGTAGAACGTTAAAACCATTTAACGGATAG
- the infC gene encoding translation initiation factor IF-3, with translation MKEDAHRINHKIRVEEVRLVGDNIEVGVYPTKKALALAEEQELDLVEISPKAVPPVCKIMDYKKFLYEQKKRDKALKTKATKVTIKEIRFGPNTDEHDYEFKKKHAVKFLSEGAKLKAYVFFKGRSIIYKDQGQILLLRLAQELEEYGKVEQMPKLEGKRMIMFIAPKKTK, from the coding sequence ATCAAAGAAGATGCTCACAGAATCAATCATAAAATTAGGGTTGAGGAAGTACGTCTTGTAGGCGATAACATAGAAGTTGGCGTATATCCAACTAAGAAAGCACTAGCCCTTGCAGAAGAGCAAGAGTTAGATCTCGTGGAAATTTCTCCAAAAGCGGTACCTCCTGTTTGTAAAATAATGGATTATAAAAAGTTCTTATACGAACAGAAAAAAAGAGACAAGGCTCTTAAAACCAAAGCTACCAAAGTTACCATTAAGGAGATTAGATTTGGCCCTAATACTGACGAACACGATTACGAGTTTAAGAAAAAACACGCGGTTAAGTTTTTAAGTGAAGGTGCTAAGCTAAAAGCTTACGTTTTCTTTAAAGGACGTTCTATCATATATAAAGATCAAGGGCAAATATTATTATTAAGACTTGCTCAAGAATTAGAAGAATATGGTAAGGTAGAACAAATGCCTAAATTAGAAGGTAAGCGAATGATAATGTTTATTGCTCCTAAGAAAACAAAGTAA
- the rpmI gene encoding 50S ribosomal protein L35, whose product MPKMKTKSSAKKRFKLTGTGKIKRKHAFKSHILTKKSKKRKLALTHSTLVHKSDENSIKEQLRLK is encoded by the coding sequence ATGCCTAAAATGAAAACAAAATCCAGTGCTAAGAAGCGTTTCAAGCTTACTGGTACTGGTAAAATCAAAAGAAAGCACGCTTTTAAGAGTCATATTTTGACAAAAAAATCTAAAAAGCGTAAGCTAGCTTTAACGCACTCTACGTTAGTGCATAAAAGCGATGAAAATAGTATTAAAGAACAATTACGTTTAAAGTAA
- the rplT gene encoding 50S ribosomal protein L20: MPRSVNSVAKRARRKRVLKQAKGYFGRRKNVWTVAKNAVDKAMSYAYRDRRNKKRTFRALWITRINAGARIHGMSYSQFMGKVKANNIELNRKVLADLAMNNPEAFKAIVEKVK; the protein is encoded by the coding sequence ATGCCAAGATCAGTAAATTCAGTTGCGAAAAGAGCTAGAAGAAAAAGAGTTCTTAAGCAAGCAAAAGGTTACTTCGGACGTCGTAAAAACGTTTGGACAGTAGCAAAAAATGCAGTCGATAAAGCAATGTCATATGCTTATAGAGACCGTAGAAACAAAAAAAGAACTTTCCGTGCTTTATGGATCACTCGTATTAATGCAGGTGCACGTATACACGGTATGTCTTATTCTCAATTTATGGGAAAAGTAAAAGCTAATAATATCGAATTAAACCGTAAGGTTCTTGCAGATTTAGCTATGAATAACCCAGAAGCTTTTAAAGCTATTGTAGAAAAAGTAAAGTAA
- a CDS encoding ATP-binding protein produces MIQNWFKTLPKKRKSKAPLSREEKDILYLINFLWKEIDKPANASDVKAKIEIFNKLSLDIKIQSLPELYLLLEDHLIEKNTVHNYTKQELRDKIRTDHSFLFNYPNFTPILQGLKRQELSICKIFLIHVLEKSLELIGVFNDPDLEKIKTDLNTYDHSNTIEINEGRKELLRFSSTIFLKIKESLGENTIANIYLSVYKQHFQSYHLLDSFTATLNVIPEDIFAKDLINFPSKQQMLKMLQKQLHSLEDVNERLTKEIIERKKIEDELKDSEHLKSRILDTALDGIILVDKDGVVLDWNKQAEIILRVSKKETIGQSIYALVPYKLREELRSSFDNYITTGEGELINKRVETSVPLRDGTLVYVELTIIAIKTKDGYLFNAFFRDITNRKIIDNDIREAKVFAEKSAKAKSIFLSNMSHEIRTPLNVILGLTGILQKSEFSNPEVDKANLDGIQFSAENLLVLVNDILDFSKIEAGKLTWQETDFNIHELINNISRGFRIKADEKGLNYKTIIDPSLPKFIIGDQFRLNQILTNLLGNAIKFTQKGEVIISIKSEEKESDNIVINFSVKDTGIGIAEDKLNNIFNSFYQVHEPGKHKIEGTGLGLSISKQLIELQGGILTAESTPNHGSDFKFLIKYKKSKLTSSKDISDSKSKVKNTTSLLGMRVLIVEDNRMNQFFIKQLFSNWNILADIAENGKVALEKLENTSYDLILMDMHMPVMDGPETTFRIRNSNDLKIKNIPIVACSADVFPESKKTAIESGMDFYLTKPISEKALEELLYNLKPKLTKNTSDLNNTMDILRSNTINDHQKLCDFSMLYQTFSGDSETIKSILQIFIEETPKDYKKLQSAVKDKNVLLVSELAHKLKSSFKTLGLSEQATILQQMEHYGKTKLSSGYVSQLMDILDTSYPLIILEIKNQLTNLASLKLKNE; encoded by the coding sequence ATGATCCAAAATTGGTTTAAAACTCTACCAAAAAAGAGAAAGTCTAAAGCCCCTTTAAGTAGAGAGGAAAAAGACATTCTATACTTAATAAATTTTCTTTGGAAAGAGATTGACAAACCTGCCAATGCTTCGGATGTAAAAGCTAAAATAGAAATTTTCAACAAGCTTTCTTTAGACATAAAAATCCAATCACTTCCAGAATTATATCTACTTCTAGAAGATCATCTAATTGAAAAAAACACTGTTCACAATTACACCAAACAAGAACTAAGAGATAAAATACGTACTGATCATAGTTTTTTATTCAATTATCCAAATTTCACACCCATTTTACAGGGACTTAAAAGACAAGAACTATCCATCTGTAAAATATTTCTAATTCATGTCTTAGAGAAATCTTTAGAGTTAATTGGTGTTTTTAACGACCCTGATTTAGAAAAAATAAAAACTGATTTAAACACTTATGACCACTCCAATACTATAGAGATAAATGAAGGAAGAAAAGAGTTATTGAGGTTTTCTTCTACAATATTTCTCAAGATAAAAGAGAGTTTGGGCGAGAACACTATTGCTAATATATATCTCAGTGTATACAAACAACATTTCCAATCCTATCACCTACTCGACTCTTTTACCGCTACCTTAAATGTAATCCCTGAGGATATATTTGCTAAAGACCTTATCAATTTTCCAAGTAAGCAACAAATGCTGAAAATGCTTCAAAAGCAATTACATAGTTTAGAAGATGTTAATGAAAGGCTTACAAAAGAAATTATTGAACGAAAAAAAATAGAAGATGAACTAAAAGATAGTGAGCATCTAAAATCTAGAATTTTGGATACTGCTTTGGATGGGATTATTTTAGTAGATAAAGATGGTGTAGTATTAGATTGGAATAAACAAGCCGAAATTATCCTAAGAGTAAGTAAAAAAGAAACTATAGGCCAAAGTATTTACGCTCTTGTCCCATATAAACTAAGAGAAGAATTACGTAGTAGTTTTGATAATTATATTACAACTGGAGAAGGGGAATTGATTAACAAAAGAGTAGAAACTTCTGTCCCCTTAAGAGATGGAACTTTAGTTTACGTAGAACTCACCATAATTGCTATCAAAACAAAGGATGGCTATTTATTCAATGCCTTTTTCAGAGATATAACAAATAGGAAAATTATTGATAATGACATAAGAGAGGCAAAAGTATTTGCAGAAAAATCAGCAAAAGCCAAATCGATTTTCTTATCCAATATGAGCCATGAAATAAGAACTCCATTGAATGTTATATTGGGGCTCACAGGTATTCTTCAAAAAAGCGAATTTTCTAATCCGGAAGTGGATAAAGCAAATCTTGATGGCATTCAGTTTTCGGCAGAAAATCTTTTAGTACTAGTAAATGATATTTTAGATTTCTCTAAAATAGAAGCTGGTAAACTTACTTGGCAAGAAACAGATTTTAATATACACGAACTTATTAATAACATTTCTAGAGGTTTTAGAATCAAAGCTGATGAGAAAGGGCTTAATTACAAAACAATTATAGATCCCTCTTTACCTAAATTTATTATTGGGGATCAGTTTAGATTGAATCAGATTTTAACAAATCTTCTAGGTAATGCTATTAAGTTTACTCAAAAAGGAGAAGTCATCATAAGTATAAAATCAGAAGAAAAAGAATCCGATAACATCGTGATAAACTTCTCCGTAAAAGATACCGGTATAGGAATAGCTGAAGATAAACTTAATAATATTTTCAATAGCTTCTACCAGGTTCATGAACCTGGTAAACATAAAATTGAAGGAACTGGTTTAGGACTTTCGATATCTAAACAACTTATCGAATTACAAGGTGGTATTCTAACTGCAGAAAGTACTCCTAATCATGGTTCTGATTTTAAGTTTTTGATTAAATATAAAAAAAGTAAGCTAACATCTTCCAAAGACATTTCGGATTCAAAATCAAAAGTAAAAAACACTACTTCTTTATTAGGAATGCGTGTTCTGATTGTAGAAGACAACAGGATGAATCAGTTCTTTATTAAACAATTATTCTCTAATTGGAACATCTTAGCAGACATCGCTGAAAATGGAAAGGTTGCATTAGAGAAACTTGAGAACACCTCATATGATCTGATTTTAATGGACATGCACATGCCGGTTATGGATGGCCCTGAGACTACTTTTCGTATTAGAAATTCTAATGACTTAAAAATAAAGAATATACCTATAGTTGCCTGTTCTGCGGATGTTTTTCCTGAATCTAAAAAAACCGCGATAGAATCAGGAATGGATTTTTATCTTACAAAACCTATCAGTGAAAAAGCACTAGAAGAATTATTATATAATCTAAAACCTAAATTAACAAAGAATACATCAGATCTAAACAATACTATGGATATACTGAGAAGTAACACAATTAACGATCATCAAAAATTATGTGACTTTTCTATGCTATACCAAACCTTTTCTGGAGATAGTGAAACTATTAAATCGATACTTCAGATATTTATAGAAGAAACACCAAAGGATTATAAAAAATTACAATCAGCGGTAAAAGATAAAAATGTACTATTAGTTTCGGAACTTGCTCACAAACTAAAATCAAGTTTCAAAACGCTAGGCCTATCAGAACAAGCAACTATTCTTCAACAAATGGAACATTATGGAAAAACAAAACTTAGTTCTGGTTATGTTTCACAACTAATGGATATACTAGACACTTCATACCCATTAATTATTTTAGAAATCAAAAATCAGCTTACTAATTTAGCTTCTTTAAAGCTAAAAAATGAATAA
- a CDS encoding RNA methyltransferase gives MHKQITSNQNPKIKFLNQLKDKSRVRKKENRFFIEGRREISLAISGGYQLEHIYYCDSIISKEEVFSITKISSSEIDYFEITSEIYQKLSHRSTTEGILAIAKSKETLLSNLDLHTDNPLILVAESPEKPGNIGALLRTADAAKVDAVLIANPRTDIYNPNIIRSSVGCVFTNKVAAGSTLEIINFLTNKKINIYGAALQSSENYYTQDYTKPTAIVVGTEDKGLTDEWLKNTTQNIKIPMSGVIDSMNVSVAAGILIFEAKRQRNFVV, from the coding sequence ATGCATAAACAAATTACAAGTAACCAAAATCCTAAAATAAAATTCTTAAACCAGCTTAAGGACAAATCAAGAGTCCGTAAAAAGGAAAATCGTTTTTTTATAGAAGGTAGAAGAGAAATATCCCTTGCTATTTCGGGAGGATATCAACTAGAACATATATATTACTGCGATTCCATTATTTCTAAAGAAGAGGTTTTTTCGATTACAAAAATAAGTAGTTCTGAAATCGATTATTTTGAAATTACTTCTGAAATTTATCAAAAACTTTCTCATAGATCCACAACTGAAGGTATTTTGGCTATAGCAAAATCAAAAGAAACACTCCTTAGCAATTTAGATCTACATACAGACAACCCATTAATCCTAGTTGCAGAATCCCCAGAAAAACCGGGAAATATTGGTGCACTACTTCGTACCGCTGACGCTGCAAAAGTTGATGCCGTTTTAATAGCAAACCCAAGAACCGATATCTATAACCCTAATATTATTAGATCTAGTGTTGGATGTGTGTTTACAAATAAAGTTGCTGCTGGCAGTACATTAGAAATTATAAATTTCTTAACTAATAAAAAAATAAATATTTATGGAGCTGCATTACAATCTTCTGAAAATTATTACACCCAAGATTATACTAAACCTACCGCAATTGTCGTTGGTACAGAAGATAAGGGCTTAACCGATGAGTGGTTAAAAAACACTACCCAAAACATTAAAATCCCCATGAGTGGTGTTATAGATTCGATGAATGTTTCAGTAGCTGCAGGAATATTAATTTTTGAAGCAAAACGACAACGTAATTTTGTTGTCTGA